The DNA segment TATTATTGGTGAATTTGGTTCAATTGCCAATGGAAGTGCTGACTGGAGTGCTTTGGTGGATCATGCCAAAAGCAAAGGGTGGACTGTTATAGGATGGGCATGGAATGGCGATGGGGAAGGAATGAATATGACATCGCCCATGTGGCCGAATACACCTACGCAGACAACTAGTTATTTTGATATTGTTTATGATAAGTTAACGGAGTCAAATTTAGATACTTTTACCATTGAATGGGGGGATGGGGTTAATCTGCAACCGTCATACTATAATTCTGGTAATGTTGATATGGCTTGGGAGTTAATGAAGCAATATCCTAAAATTAAGACAGTACGTATTGAAATAGAGCCAGATGAAGGAGTTTCGATAGAGACTGCTGGCAAATGGATTGAGGAGGCTAATGCACATGGGTTTAATGTGATTGCAACTTATCATGATTGGCAAAATAATGGAAGTGATGATGAGAGTGAATTACTAAAAGCTGCTAATTGGTGGAAGACGAATTATGATAGTCTGGCTAAAAGGGGGAATTTTACCATTAATTTAATGAACGAGTGGGGCAGTCATCAGCAGACTCCAGCTTCGTACTCAAAAGCTTATAATAACGCCATTGATGTAGTTAGAGAGAAATATGCTGGTCCGCTTATCATTGACTTGGCTGGTTGGGCACAAGAAACTACTTTAGCGAGAGAAGTGTCAGATTCTCTTAGAGATAATAATATAATTTACTCAGCGCACATTTATCCTGGAGCTTATGTAGGGTATAGTTCTAAAGGTGGCCATACCATGACTATTTCTGATTTAGATACTCTCGAAGCTGCCGGACGACCGGTTATTATTGGTGAATTTGGTTCAATTGCCAATGGAAGTGCTGACTGGAGTGCTTTGGTGGATCATGCCAAAAGCAAAGGGTGGACTGTTATAGGATGGGCATGGAATGGCGATGGGGAAGGAATGAATATGACATCGCCCATGTGGCCGAATACACCTATCCAAACTACCAGTTATTTTGATACTATTTATAATAAGCTTTCGAATGCTGACTTAATTGAAGAAAATGTTTTTCCTATAGCTGAGGCTGGCTTAGATCAGACTATTATGTGTAGCGATAGCATTGAAGATGTTATAATTACTTTAGACGGTTCAGAAAGTAATGATTCGGATGGTTTTATTCGTTCATATGTCTGGTCCGAAAATGAAAAGATCTTAGCGACAGGTGTTAATTCTACTGTTGAGCTAAAAGTAGGGGTACATGAAATAGTGCTTTTAGTTACAGATAATGAAGGTGGTACAGCCAGCGATACAATGATAGTTAATATAAAGTTAGCTGATGATTTGACAACTTATTATTACTTAGAAAATAAAGGAAGTAGAAATATGAGACTTAAGGTTCAAAATTCTGTAAATGGCTCTGCCTTGCTAATGTGTCCTGAATCAACGGAAGGATGGGAGGCACAATGGGAAAAAGTAACAAGTGGAAATTATTTCTATTTTAAAAACCGCTGGACGGGTATGTCATTTCAACCGGAATCGGCAGAGGATGGTTCAATTATAATTCAACAAGATAAAATTACAGAAGAGGAATGGGCACAATGGAGTGAAGATATATCTAATGAAGGTTACTTTTATCTTAGGAATAGAAAAACGAATAAGTATATAAGACCTATTAATGGTGAAAATAATTCACCCATAGAATTACGTCCGTCTAGTTATAAAGGTGATTATACAAAATGGCGTTTTGTTGCAGTAGAAAGCTCTCTTAAGAATGGAATTAAAGATGAAAATATAGAAGAAAATATAAAAGATTTATTTGTTATTTATCCTAATCCAGCCATGGACAACTTGAATGTTAAGTTTTCATTAAAGCAAGAGGATCAGGTAACTATCGAAATTTATAATACTTCTGGACAGAAGTTCATTGTGAAACAATTGGGATGGCTAGATAGAGGAGGATGTAATATCAATTTAAAAGTTGGAAACGCTGTAAATATGTGTCCAGGGATATATTGTGTGATGATTAAAACATCCAAAACAAGAGTTTCAAGATATGTAGTGATAAAATAGATTTACATTATTTTATAATGATTTTTACATGGAGGCTGTTATTGGTAACAGCCTCTATCTGGGAACATACTGCATATATTTATATAAACAAGTAGTAAGTAGGTGCTTGAAATTGTAAGAATTGGTTGAGTTGAATAAAAATTGTTTAAAATTATTAGATGCAAAGTAAATTTATTGAGAGTGCAAGTAATACATTGTTATTGTTACTTTTTTTTATGGCGGCTGTATCGTATAATGGAAAGTTGTTTGGGTACAAGTCACAAGATTTATTATCAGGAAAGAAAGAGTTTGTTGAAATACTTCCTCCAACCCATACTCAATTAGAGCATTTGGGTTTAGAAAATATGCAATTAGAAGAAGATTCTAAAGGTATTTGGAGGATAAAAAATTCTTCTGAAAACGAAAGAGTGGTCAATACGCTGGCATTTAGTAAAGGCATTTATGGTTTTGGTGGTCCGATACCCATGTATTTATATCTGGATAAAAGCAACACAATAAAACAAATAGTACTTGGCGAAAATAGTGAAACTCCGGATTTTTTGGCATCTGTACTTCAAGATGGAATAGTGTCTCAATGGTTAGGTAAGAATACTGAAAAAATGTCGAATATTATGCCGGATGCTTTATCTGGAGCAACCATGACGTCAAATGCTATTAATTTTTCAATTCAAAAAACACTGGATGTTGTTGATAACAAAAGTAGCAGTCGATATTGGTGGACAGTGTTGGATATTAAAACAATAATAGCGCTTTTGGTTATCTTTTTGGGATTAATTATTTCATCAATTAAATCAAAGAAAAAGAAACATTTAAGAACCGCTATGTTAGTCTTAAATACAGGTGTTCTGGGTATTTGGTGTGGTAAATTTATCTCCTTGAATATATTGTTAGGATGGGTTGCAAATGGTATGAACCTTCTAACAAGCGGAGTTGTTTTCTTGATGCTTTTGCTTTCTGTGTTGATGCCCCTGTTTTTTAAAAATAAGAAATCATATTATTGTAATTGGATTTGTCCTTTTGGTTCAGCTCAAGAGTTGGCAGGACGATTAAGTAAAAAGAAAATAAAAATCGGTGCCAAATTTATGCAAATATTAAAACACACGCGTGAAGTTATTACATTGTGTGTTTTTGTTGGAATGTGGTTAGGGATGGCTTCTGATATTGCCAATTACGAACCTTTTTCAGCTTTCATATTTCAACATGCATCGGTAGCTGTATTGCTGATTGCAGGACTTGGAATGTTAACTGCGGTATTTATATCGCGGCCATGGTGCCGTTTTGTATGTCCTACAGGGCAAGTGTTAAGTTGGATGAATAAAATGAATTAAAATTATGAATATACTGAAGATTACAAATATTGTTCTGGCATTATGTGTCTTATTGTTAATAATAAAAATTAATTTTTCAGAAGAAAAAAACATGAAGGATCTTGGTAGTAACACCTTAGAAATTATTCATAAACGAAAAAGTGTGCGTAATTATACGGATAAAGAAGTAAGCAAAACGCAACTAGAAACTCTTGTTAAAGCTGGAATGGCTGCCCCTACTGCCGTAAATAAACAGCCTTGGGCTTTTATTGTAGTTAATGATAGAGCTGCTTTGGATGAACTGGGCGATCATTTGCCATATGCTAAGATGGCGAAAAAAGCCAGTGCTGCTATTGTGGTTTGTGGTGATTTAACAAAGGCTTTGGAAGGATGGGAGCAGGAATTTTGGATTCAGGATTGTTCAGCTGCTAGTCAAAATATCCTATTAGCAGCTGAGGCCTTGGGATTAGGTGCGGTTTGGACAGCTGCCTATCCGGCAAAGGATCGAATGGCCACTGTACGTAGGGTACTAGGGCTTCCTAAGCATATTATACCCTTAAATGTTATTCCGATAGGATACCCAAAGGGCATAGAAAAACCTAAGGATAAATGGAGACCTGAAAATTTGCATTGGGGTAAATGGTAAAAAAAGATTTAAAAAATGAAATGATTCATTGGGCAGATTCATTCGCAATAGGGTACGAAGGGAATGTTTATTTTACAACATCTCAAATACACCTACCCGAGGATAGAAGGGGGAAGTATCAAATTATTAAGTTGATTAGATAATACCTTCGTGTTTTATAATAGTCGTTAAAAATGAATAAGCTATATATATTGCTGTATTATAGATACTGGCCAGTTGTATAAGGATACGGATATCAATTCGTATTCTTTTTTAATAGCAATTATACGGATGGTTATATTGGGTATGTCAAAGGGCAGGATAGTGGACAAGTAAGAGGAGTGTTGCTGGTATGTTAAAGCTTAACAGCACAACAAAAATTACCACATGCACATTTTGTTTGGTATACTATGGTAGTTAATCAATTGGAGGTTATAGATTTAGGGAAAGATATAGGAACTAATTCTTATATTATGTAAGTTATGTTTAAAGAATATTACTATTATTAAGTCCGTATTTAGTAAATACACAGACCGAAATATTTTTTTTCATGCTTCATAGACAAGGCTTTCGATATTTTTGAAACCAAGGAGTTTGCAGATTGTAAATGACTGTTTCAAAAATGAGAATAGCGCAGTATTTGGAGTTTTCTTGCAAAGACTATATAGACGATAACAAGTTGATGCGTGTTCCTTGTGTTATTTTGTGCCCTGATAAAAGGTTTCATATGATTCGGATAAAGAGTAAGTCTTCGGTCTTTCACATATTGCGACCTTCATACTAGCGCTGTTTCTTTGATGGCAAAAAATGAGAATGACATTAACAACATTTAAGCGTTTGTATAAGGATTACCAGGAATCAGATTTGAACATAAAAGATTTCTGTACCAACCAAGATTTGGCTCCTTCCACTTTTTATTACTGGCGAAACAAATTGGAAGAGGCACTAGCACATGAGCCAGATAGCTTTGTTCCACTAGAATTTGACAGTAATCCGTTAGCGACGAACAACCAATCGAGTCCATCTATCATCAAGAGTAAGCCTACTTTAAATAATGATGCTCCCATTGAATTCCTATTTCCCAATGGCACCAAGATGCTACTAAGAGATAATATAAACACGCAAGTATTAAAAACAATTGTTCACTTATTTGATTAAGTCTGATGTTTCATTTACACGATAAACTTAAATACTTTCTATATCCGGCACCAGTGGATATGCGTAAAAGCTTTTACACACTCAGCGGCATTGTAAGCTCCTTGATGAAGCGTAATGTTCAGGACGGTGAAGTTTTTATATTTGTCAACCGTAGGCTGACCACCATGAAAATACTTCATCTAGAACACGGCGGGTTGGTAATTTACCATAAGAAGCTCGATAGTGGTGTTTTCAAACTTCCTGCATTTGATGAAAGCCTCACATCTCACATTATAAGTTGGCACGATTTAATGTTGATTGTAAAGAATGTGAAGCCTAAAAAAAGGCTCTTAAAGAGGTGACAAAAAGAAGCAATTTTTTAGGATTTTTAGATTGATAAAATTGGCTATAAGCCTTGATTTTACTATCTTTAAGCTCGTAATCAAGCAGTGATAAATGAGCGATTTTTCAAGCAATAAAGATGTGTTAATACAGGAGCTTCTCCAGGAACGTGACGAGATGTTTCAGGAGCTTTCCCGCTTGCGAAAAAATGACAATAGGGTTCTGGACACTTTGGAAGCTAAAAACAAAAAATTAGAGGCTATAGTCGCTAAAAAAGAGCAGCAAATTAAAAAGCTGATCGACCAGCTTGCTTGGTTTCGCCATAAGTTTTTTGGCAATTCTAGTGAAAAGCATATTGCCGAAGATCCCGATCAACGAAAGACCGATTGGGACGGACTGGAGGTCGTTGCAGAAGAGAAAGCTATCATTGAAAACGCAGAAAAAGAGCTTATCGAATATGAGCGCCGCAAGCCTGTAAAAAACAAGCAGAGGCCAGTTCGTCAACCACTTCCTGACCACCTTAGACGAGAGGTAGAAGTTATTGAACCGGAAGGTAAACAAGATAACTGGGTGCGTATTGGCGAAGAAGTAACAGAAATACTCGAACACAAGCCCGGAGAGGTATATGTACGTCGTATAGAACGTCCTAAATATGCAGTAAAGCAAGAATCAGTATCACCGGATATTGCTACAGATCAAAACACCGAAGAAGCATCAGCTATCCGTATTGGTTCAATGCCATTATTGCCTTTGCCACGCAGCAATGCAGGGCCTTCTTTATTGAGCGAGCTGATGATGAATAAATATTATTTCCACCAGCCTTTTAATCGCCAAATGGCCATGTTCAAAATGATTGGTATAAAATTACCTGCATCCACCATTAATGGTTGGTTTCAAGGAAGCTGTGATTTACTAAGAGCTCTTTATGCACGTTTAAAAGAAATCGTTCTAAAATCTGATTATATTCAGGTTGACGAAAGTACCATTCCTGTTATTAGCAACGAAAAGCACAAAGCACAAAAGGCTTATCTGTGGATGGTTCGATCAGTAATGAATAACTTGGTTTTCTTTCACTACGACAAAGGCTCCCGAGCACAAAAAGTGATACTTCCTTTATTAAAGGATTTTCAGGGAGCTCTTCAAACCGATGGATATCAGGCATATTCAATCTATGAGCAAAAGAAAGGTGTTTTGCTTCTGGGTTGTTGGGCTCATGCGCGCAGGAAATTCTCCGAAAGTCTAAAAGAAGACAAAACGGGGGCTGAATACGCATTGACACAAATTGCTAAAATCTATCAAGTTGAGCAAATGGCCACCGATCAGAACATGAATTACAAGCAAAGAGCTGAACTACGAAAGCGCTTGGCTTATCCAATCATGCGTGCTTTTGAAAAATGGATCGAAGGCTATTACCCCAAAGCGCTACAAGGAGGAAAGATGAGTAAGGCGCTGGCTTATACATACAATCTTTTCTTACGTCTGTCTCGCTATCATCTTGATGGCCGATATCTGCCTGACAACAACGGAGCTGAAAATGCAATTAGGCCGGTAGCTGTTGGAAGAAAAGGCTATCTGTTTTGTGGCAACCATGATGCCGCAGAAAATGCAGCAATTATGTACTCACTACTGGGATGCTGCAAAGCCAGTGATGTAAATCCTCGCGAATGGCTTACAGATGTATTTTCTAAGATTGCGTTATACAACAGCAATTATGATTTAGACTTGGCTGATCTTTTGCCGCACAATTGGAAAAAGTCTAATAGTTGTCAGAATATTCCAAAAAACACCCACTAATTTCGATTAATTCCAAAAGATTCCAGTAAAACTTAGAGATTTCCAACGCTCCAATCGACATCCGGATTGGAGCATTTTTTTACTTTGCAATATGTAGCAGACCGCATATTTACGATAAAGAGTGGAAAAAGTAACCCATTTAATTTAATAAAAAGTGCATCGCCCAATGAACTGAATGGGCGGTGCTGCAAAAACTTTATATCAATAGCTGTTTTTATAATTTTAAAGATATATCTAATTATATTATCATTGGTGTTACAGAGCAATTATAACCAAGCCTATTATTAATAGACTAACCCCTCCGTACATGAGCATCATTGTATTTTTTTGTGTTCCTTTCCATTCTCCGGTAATAATTCCAGCCATATTTCCAACCAAGATTGATAATGTTTGCATGGTTGCCCAACCTACTGAGGCTCCCATTTTACCTAAACTATTACTTCCCATGCCATAGAACATTATACTGAAATACCAGATAACACCTGCCAAAGCAGCAAGGGGTAAAAACTTTTTAAAATTGGTATCATAAAGTCTTAAGGAATTATTTTTCCGAAACAGAAATATACAATAAAAAGCATTCGCTATAAAACCACCTGTTAAGGCAATACTCCAAACTGGATTTGCCGAATTAAGAACGGATGCCCCAAACTCAACTGCTTTTGCCTGTATTGGTTCTCCATATACAAATGCAAAATTTATCATCGGTCCAAATATGCCAGCTAACAAACAAACTATTATACCTGTCACAAAGTTTTTTTTGCTTTTTCCTTCAAGATTACTACCCTCTACATTGTTCTTTTTGCTCCCTGCAACAGATACAATTACGATACCTATTAAAATAATAACAACTCCTGTAATTATCTTAAGTCCATCAGGAGTAAATAATTCATCGGGATCGCGGAGAACTATAGGCATAATTGTTCCAACTGAGTTTATCAGTCCCAACATAATTGGAAAGCTCAATGAAACACCTAAAAGGTCTATTCCTTTCCCAAACATGATTGCTCCAATACCCCATATGATTCCAAATATTGATATTAATAGAAGATTTTCCGGTTCTGCTTTATAAACTCCAATTAAATCAGGAACACTTACAATAGCCATTACCCAGGGAGCTATTAATAAAGCAACAATACTCCAAATTAACCAGTTGTTTTCCCATGTCCATTTATTATTAAATTTAAATGGGATGGCAAAAGTTCCTGCGCAAATGCCTGCAAGAATTACGAGTGGTAAACCTGCTGATAAATTAGCTTCCATGTGATTACTGATTTAAAATTTGATTAACTTGGCTTCTTAAGTCTGCCTTCTGATCTTCGGATAAATAGTAAAACCCATAATCTCCATCCGGAAGAGGCAGATGAGTATAGTCATTTTCAACAATTATTACCTTTGAACCTTTTTGCATGGCTATTTTATGCCACACATTTCTTGGGATATTATAGGTTATACCCTGTTTCATAACCTGTAAGTCATATTCAATACAATTATTAGAAACAGAAGCTGCAATTAACACAGCTTCTCCTTCAATCAATATGAACACTTCATCAGTTTTGTAATGAACATCCAAACAAGAGATCGCTTCCAATTCTTCCTCAGCAGCATGATTTAATTGCGCAACCTGCCAGCCTGGTCTTATTAAAAAAGGATTATAACCATCCCCCTTATGTTGATATGATTCTATTAATGTCATGTTTGTTTATTTTGTTTTTATTTACATTAATCGTTCAAGATACGATCAACAACCAATTGTCTAAATTCTTTTGAAAGCATTGAGAAATAAGCTGTGAAACCAGTAATTCTTACAACCAAATCAGGATATTTTGAGGGATCTTGGTGTGCCTCCAGCACTTTCTTTTGATCCATTATATTTACATTAATTAAAGTGCCACCTTGTTTAAAATGGACTTTAATTATTGAACCAATAATATCCATATTATCTTCTTTGGCTAATCCCGGATCAAGTTCCCATTGCATAGGTGCAGTGTTACCATAACCTGGCTGTATGCTTGCTATAGCTGAAGCCATTGCTATAGATGCTCCATCTGCAATAAAACCAGGATTTGGGTTAGCTCCATGCGATATTGGCAAACCACTTTTTCTGCCGTTAGGAGTCGCCTTAACTGTTTTCCCAAAACCTACGGTATTTGCCCAGGAAAATAGTCCGGGAATAAATATGTGCCCATTCACTTTATCTCTTTGTTTAACTACTAATTGTGAGAATTTATCAGATATTTTTTTTGCCCACATATCACCTCTACTTCCTCCATGACCGTAACGGTCACTATTCTTCATCAATAATCTAATTCGTTCACCTTCTGTTCCTTCATAATCATGCTGTAAATAATAGTTGATTTCGTTCCATCCTATTTTTTTCTCATCCTCAATTCGCTGTTGGATCGCTGCAAAAGAATCTGCAACAACAGCTAAACCTGCTCCATCAATAGCTAGATTATAATACATAGCTCCTCCATCACTTATGTCACATCCTTTTTCTAAAGGACCATATGATAATAGATTGAGCAGTAATTCTGGTTCATTATATTTTTGGTATTTCAGATGATGCCGAATGCCGTCTGCACTTGTTTGAACTGCAATGGAAAGGTGATGAGAAAAGGCTTTCCATAATTTTTCAGTCGTTGGATTATCTGTACTTATTATTTCATTAAAAGCAAGTTCAAAAACCTTAGCCATATTTATTTTAACCAAGTCATTCAGGGTATATTCCTTACCGGGTATTGACATCCAGTTGCATCCCAAAGCTATGCGTTCACGAGCCAACTCTTCGGAGTATCCATGCTTCATAAATCCCTTTATCAACCCTTTATCTCCTGAGAAACGT comes from the Saccharicrinis fermentans DSM 9555 = JCM 21142 genome and includes:
- a CDS encoding T9SS type A sorting domain-containing protein codes for the protein MKTISKLKELVIILLLLSATTLSASVKKWGDGVNLQPSYYNSGNVDMAWELMKQYPKIKTVRIEIEPDEGVSIETAGRWIEEANAHGFNVIATYHDWQNNGSDDESELLKAANWWKTNYDSLAKRGNFTINLMNEWGSHQQTPASYSKAYNNAIDVVREKYAGPLIIDLAGWAQETTLAREVSDSLRDNNIIYSAHIYPGAYVGYSSKGGHTMTISDLDTLEAAGRPVIIGEFGSIANGSADWSALVDHAKSKGWTVIGWAWNGDGEGMNMTSPMWPNTPTQTTSYFDIVYDKLTESNLDTFTIEWGDGVNLQPSYYNSGNVDMAWELMKQYPKIKTVRIEIEPDEGVSIETAGKWIEEANAHGFNVIATYHDWQNNGSDDESELLKAANWWKTNYDSLAKRGNFTINLMNEWGSHQQTPASYSKAYNNAIDVVREKYAGPLIIDLAGWAQETTLAREVSDSLRDNNIIYSAHIYPGAYVGYSSKGGHTMTISDLDTLEAAGRPVIIGEFGSIANGSADWSALVDHAKSKGWTVIGWAWNGDGEGMNMTSPMWPNTPIQTTSYFDTIYNKLSNADLIEENVFPIAEAGLDQTIMCSDSIEDVIITLDGSESNDSDGFIRSYVWSENEKILATGVNSTVELKVGVHEIVLLVTDNEGGTASDTMIVNIKLADDLTTYYYLENKGSRNMRLKVQNSVNGSALLMCPESTEGWEAQWEKVTSGNYFYFKNRWTGMSFQPESAEDGSIIIQQDKITEEEWAQWSEDISNEGYFYLRNRKTNKYIRPINGENNSPIELRPSSYKGDYTKWRFVAVESSLKNGIKDENIEENIKDLFVIYPNPAMDNLNVKFSLKQEDQVTIEIYNTSGQKFIVKQLGWLDRGGCNINLKVGNAVNMCPGIYCVMIKTSKTRVSRYVVIK
- a CDS encoding 4Fe-4S binding protein, yielding MQSKFIESASNTLLLLLFFMAAVSYNGKLFGYKSQDLLSGKKEFVEILPPTHTQLEHLGLENMQLEEDSKGIWRIKNSSENERVVNTLAFSKGIYGFGGPIPMYLYLDKSNTIKQIVLGENSETPDFLASVLQDGIVSQWLGKNTEKMSNIMPDALSGATMTSNAINFSIQKTLDVVDNKSSSRYWWTVLDIKTIIALLVIFLGLIISSIKSKKKKHLRTAMLVLNTGVLGIWCGKFISLNILLGWVANGMNLLTSGVVFLMLLLSVLMPLFFKNKKSYYCNWICPFGSAQELAGRLSKKKIKIGAKFMQILKHTREVITLCVFVGMWLGMASDIANYEPFSAFIFQHASVAVLLIAGLGMLTAVFISRPWCRFVCPTGQVLSWMNKMN
- a CDS encoding nitroreductase family protein, whose translation is MNILKITNIVLALCVLLLIIKINFSEEKNMKDLGSNTLEIIHKRKSVRNYTDKEVSKTQLETLVKAGMAAPTAVNKQPWAFIVVNDRAALDELGDHLPYAKMAKKASAAIVVCGDLTKALEGWEQEFWIQDCSAASQNILLAAEALGLGAVWTAAYPAKDRMATVRRVLGLPKHIIPLNVIPIGYPKGIEKPKDKWRPENLHWGKW
- the tnpA gene encoding IS66 family insertion sequence element accessory protein TnpA: MRMTLTTFKRLYKDYQESDLNIKDFCTNQDLAPSTFYYWRNKLEEALAHEPDSFVPLEFDSNPLATNNQSSPSIIKSKPTLNNDAPIEFLFPNGTKMLLRDNINTQVLKTIVHLFD
- the tnpB gene encoding IS66 family insertion sequence element accessory protein TnpB (TnpB, as the term is used for proteins encoded by IS66 family insertion elements, is considered an accessory protein, since TnpC, encoded by a neighboring gene, is a DDE family transposase.); the protein is MFHLHDKLKYFLYPAPVDMRKSFYTLSGIVSSLMKRNVQDGEVFIFVNRRLTTMKILHLEHGGLVIYHKKLDSGVFKLPAFDESLTSHIISWHDLMLIVKNVKPKKRLLKR
- the tnpC gene encoding IS66 family transposase — encoded protein: MSDFSSNKDVLIQELLQERDEMFQELSRLRKNDNRVLDTLEAKNKKLEAIVAKKEQQIKKLIDQLAWFRHKFFGNSSEKHIAEDPDQRKTDWDGLEVVAEEKAIIENAEKELIEYERRKPVKNKQRPVRQPLPDHLRREVEVIEPEGKQDNWVRIGEEVTEILEHKPGEVYVRRIERPKYAVKQESVSPDIATDQNTEEASAIRIGSMPLLPLPRSNAGPSLLSELMMNKYYFHQPFNRQMAMFKMIGIKLPASTINGWFQGSCDLLRALYARLKEIVLKSDYIQVDESTIPVISNEKHKAQKAYLWMVRSVMNNLVFFHYDKGSRAQKVILPLLKDFQGALQTDGYQAYSIYEQKKGVLLLGCWAHARRKFSESLKEDKTGAEYALTQIAKIYQVEQMATDQNMNYKQRAELRKRLAYPIMRAFEKWIEGYYPKALQGGKMSKALAYTYNLFLRLSRYHLDGRYLPDNNGAENAIRPVAVGRKGYLFCGNHDAAENAAIMYSLLGCCKASDVNPREWLTDVFSKIALYNSNYDLDLADLLPHNWKKSNSCQNIPKNTH
- a CDS encoding L-rhamnose/proton symporter RhaT; this translates as MEANLSAGLPLVILAGICAGTFAIPFKFNNKWTWENNWLIWSIVALLIAPWVMAIVSVPDLIGVYKAEPENLLLISIFGIIWGIGAIMFGKGIDLLGVSLSFPIMLGLINSVGTIMPIVLRDPDELFTPDGLKIITGVVIILIGIVIVSVAGSKKNNVEGSNLEGKSKKNFVTGIIVCLLAGIFGPMINFAFVYGEPIQAKAVEFGASVLNSANPVWSIALTGGFIANAFYCIFLFRKNNSLRLYDTNFKKFLPLAALAGVIWYFSIMFYGMGSNSLGKMGASVGWATMQTLSILVGNMAGIITGEWKGTQKNTMMLMYGGVSLLIIGLVIIAL
- a CDS encoding pyruvate formate lyase family protein, translated to MKENSFRYKTRTDALRGRKLLQTKEKIAIEGLLDEDDYGRIVPPKDGWKIISNHPDGSFYGYQGWTDNFCDLIDNHPVYVDANDAFAGRWMYFMSKMRPNKWNPDYPYDHLIENQKKYDIISGIGDDAHFAPDYKLGIELGWGGILSKIEKYKKINTHKEQQQFYEIHRRAVKSVQNWIKRHIEEIESMIDKEDNEELKTNLIEMAEVNRNIVSKAPQTLREACQWIIWFHLASRTYNRDGAGGQIDELLRPFYEKDLKEGRIDKDLTVYYLACFLINDPIYWQLGGPDGKGGDVASDISFLILEAGDKINTPLNITIRVHDNMNERLFKTGLKYLLKNKNAWPRFSGDKGLIKGFMKHGYSEELARERIALGCNWMSIPGKEYTLNDLVKINMAKVFELAFNEIISTDNPTTEKLWKAFSHHLSIAVQTSADGIRHHLKYQKYNEPELLLNLLSYGPLEKGCDISDGGAMYYNLAIDGAGLAVVADSFAAIQQRIEDEKKIGWNEINYYLQHDYEGTEGERIRLLMKNSDRYGHGGSRGDMWAKKISDKFSQLVVKQRDKVNGHIFIPGLFSWANTVGFGKTVKATPNGRKSGLPISHGANPNPGFIADGASIAMASAIASIQPGYGNTAPMQWELDPGLAKEDNMDIIGSIIKVHFKQGGTLINVNIMDQKKVLEAHQDPSKYPDLVVRITGFTAYFSMLSKEFRQLVVDRILND